The Thermoclostridium stercorarium subsp. stercorarium DSM 8532 genome contains a region encoding:
- the rho gene encoding transcription termination factor Rho yields the protein MEDIAKLQGKSLNDLRYIAKVMGIKSITRYRKQELIEKILEAGQKKDELVQPMQATVKKRPGRPRKNKDAEENEMQAVQQPVPAEEKDKETAESDAAGETYDKQEETTVTAQTEETAKEEAKKDTEHPEKVVTESAVKEEKKAETGESRQPASEQQTERETAVEDTDKQDKQDKQERTDKQEKVQDKETSTESNVKETKEYSVKPVHIRDLSKLESDEPVSGILEVLPDGYGFLRGQNYLSGPRDIYVSPSQIRRFNLKTGDKIVGKGRIQKEGEKFQALLYVLSVNGDPPEVAQQRKPFDQLTPIYPNERITLETEPMELSTRLIDLIAPIGKGQRGLIVSPPKAGKTVLLKKIANAITQNYKDMELIVLLIDERPEEVTDMQRSIKGDVIYSTFDELPEHHIKVAEMVLERAQRLVEQKKDVVVLLDSITRLARAYNLTIPPTGRTLSGGLDPGALHKPKRFFGAARNIENGGSLTIIATALIDTGSRMDDVIYEEFKGTGNMELHLDRKLSEKRIFPAIDINRSGTRREELLLSQKELESVWAIRRAISNMGTAEVTEMIINRLMQTKTNEEFINSINLAFLQKEKNNFELLYK from the coding sequence ATGGAAGATATAGCGAAACTGCAAGGCAAGAGCCTGAATGATTTGAGGTATATTGCCAAAGTAATGGGTATAAAAAGCATAACCCGTTACAGAAAGCAGGAATTAATAGAAAAAATACTGGAAGCCGGACAAAAAAAGGACGAACTTGTCCAGCCGATGCAGGCTACTGTGAAAAAAAGACCGGGGCGTCCGAGAAAAAATAAGGATGCCGAGGAAAATGAGATGCAAGCCGTACAGCAGCCTGTTCCCGCTGAAGAAAAGGATAAGGAAACTGCAGAATCGGATGCAGCGGGTGAAACATATGATAAGCAGGAAGAAACAACTGTAACGGCGCAAACCGAAGAGACGGCTAAAGAAGAAGCCAAAAAAGATACCGAACATCCTGAAAAAGTTGTTACCGAATCCGCTGTAAAAGAGGAGAAAAAAGCCGAAACCGGCGAAAGCAGACAGCCGGCTTCAGAACAGCAAACCGAACGGGAAACGGCTGTTGAGGATACGGATAAACAGGATAAACAAGATAAACAGGAAAGAACTGATAAACAGGAAAAGGTTCAGGATAAAGAGACTTCCACTGAAAGCAATGTTAAGGAAACAAAGGAATACAGCGTAAAACCGGTTCATATAAGAGACCTTTCCAAACTTGAAAGTGATGAGCCGGTGAGCGGTATACTTGAAGTTTTACCCGATGGTTACGGGTTCTTAAGAGGACAGAATTATCTTTCGGGACCTCGGGATATTTATGTTTCCCCGTCACAAATCAGGCGTTTCAATTTAAAAACAGGCGACAAGATTGTAGGAAAGGGAAGAATTCAAAAAGAAGGCGAGAAATTCCAGGCGCTTTTATACGTACTGTCGGTAAACGGAGATCCACCAGAGGTCGCACAGCAGCGCAAACCCTTTGATCAGCTTACGCCCATCTATCCCAATGAAAGGATTACCCTGGAGACCGAACCAATGGAGCTGTCGACGAGGCTGATAGACTTAATTGCTCCGATAGGCAAAGGTCAGAGAGGGTTGATTGTCTCTCCTCCAAAAGCAGGTAAAACAGTTCTTCTGAAAAAGATTGCGAATGCCATTACCCAAAATTATAAAGACATGGAATTAATAGTGCTGCTTATTGACGAGAGGCCGGAAGAAGTAACAGATATGCAGCGCTCAATAAAGGGCGACGTAATTTACAGTACTTTTGACGAGCTGCCGGAGCATCATATTAAAGTGGCCGAAATGGTGCTCGAACGTGCACAGAGGCTTGTTGAGCAAAAGAAGGACGTGGTGGTGTTACTGGACAGTATAACCCGTCTTGCGAGAGCGTATAATTTAACCATTCCGCCGACGGGAAGAACTTTGTCAGGTGGTCTTGATCCCGGTGCGTTGCATAAACCTAAAAGATTTTTCGGTGCAGCAAGAAATATTGAAAACGGAGGGAGCCTTACAATCATAGCCACCGCCCTGATAGACACCGGAAGCCGTATGGATGATGTTATATACGAAGAATTTAAGGGAACGGGTAACATGGAACTGCATCTTGACAGAAAGCTGTCTGAAAAGAGAATATTCCCCGCAATAGACATTAACCGTTCAGGAACACGCCGTGAAGAACTGCTTTTGAGTCAGAAGGAACTCGAGTCTGTCTGGGCTATACGAAGGGCAATAAGCAACATGGGCACGGCGGAAGTGACGGAAATGATTATAAACCGCCTGATGCAAACAAAGACAAATGAAGAGTTTATAAACAGTATTAACCTGGCTTTTCTGCAGAAGGAAAAAAATAATTTCGAATTACTGTACAAATAA
- the dnaX gene encoding DNA polymerase III subunit gamma/tau: MIKTSHLALYRMYRPQTFDEVVEQQHIVTTLKNAVISKKIAHAYLFCGTRGTGKTTMAKIFARAVNCLNPVDGNPCNKCEICRGIIDGTILDVMEIDAASNNSVDNIRNIIDEVVYTPTRASRKVYIIDEVHMLSIGAFNALLKTLEEPPEHVIFILATTEPHKLPATVLSRCQRFDFRRITSRGIANRLISIAKDCGVALSEEAALFIASLSEGALRDGISILDQCISTGKPELDLESVQKIVGVAPGTVIINTVGYFLERRSREAISQIDLVFSEGMDPGQFIHNLIRFMRDILIFKTTGDLSHLYSVTEEEKKAVQNFAGKMSMPLGLAVIRELTGLEASLRWSSSQRILIETAFLRICSRDIGYGEEELAERIQLLEDRLREIEEGIVKGELRQDFASDCAVKNDGENGTRPVTEAFENGLETNTGRNDENSKTQNKTQFKPFTEWESVLKELSGIGRMKLYSSLIGTKAVWTDDKTIGILFQEEDEFKRRILNENGNMSVIADTVKRVTGLEVNVSVLNNKKEEKNSDVPENILAFAKRKGVKLDIIDE, encoded by the coding sequence GTGATTAAAACGTCACATCTGGCATTATACCGAATGTATAGACCTCAGACCTTCGATGAGGTCGTGGAACAGCAGCATATAGTAACAACACTGAAAAATGCGGTTATTTCAAAAAAAATAGCCCATGCATATCTATTTTGCGGGACCCGGGGTACGGGAAAAACCACGATGGCGAAGATATTTGCCCGTGCGGTTAATTGCCTGAATCCCGTTGACGGTAATCCCTGCAACAAGTGTGAGATATGCAGGGGAATTATCGACGGGACGATACTTGACGTCATGGAAATCGACGCTGCGTCCAATAACAGCGTAGACAATATAAGAAACATAATTGACGAAGTGGTATATACTCCCACGAGGGCTTCGAGGAAAGTGTACATTATAGATGAAGTGCACATGCTGTCGATTGGCGCCTTCAATGCCTTACTGAAAACTCTGGAGGAACCTCCCGAACACGTAATATTTATTTTGGCGACGACCGAACCCCATAAGCTTCCTGCCACCGTGCTTTCACGATGTCAGAGGTTTGATTTCCGGCGCATAACGTCACGGGGAATAGCCAACAGGCTCATTTCCATTGCAAAGGACTGCGGTGTGGCTTTGTCTGAAGAAGCGGCGTTGTTTATTGCCTCGCTCAGCGAGGGGGCTTTAAGGGACGGTATAAGCATACTGGATCAGTGTATTTCCACAGGAAAGCCTGAACTGGACCTGGAATCGGTTCAAAAAATCGTCGGGGTTGCGCCGGGTACGGTGATAATTAATACGGTGGGTTATTTTTTAGAGCGGAGAAGCAGAGAGGCAATTTCGCAGATTGATTTGGTATTTTCGGAAGGAATGGATCCGGGGCAATTCATTCATAATTTGATCCGTTTCATGCGGGACATTCTTATTTTTAAAACCACCGGCGACCTTTCCCATTTATACAGCGTAACCGAGGAGGAAAAAAAGGCTGTTCAGAATTTCGCAGGGAAAATGTCCATGCCTTTAGGCCTTGCGGTAATACGTGAACTGACCGGCCTTGAAGCTTCTTTAAGATGGAGTTCCAGCCAGCGTATTCTGATTGAAACTGCGTTTTTACGTATTTGTTCGAGGGATATTGGTTACGGAGAAGAGGAACTTGCGGAGCGTATTCAACTTCTTGAAGACAGATTGAGGGAAATTGAGGAAGGAATTGTTAAAGGGGAATTGCGGCAGGATTTTGCCTCAGACTGTGCTGTGAAAAATGACGGTGAAAATGGAACCAGGCCCGTGACGGAGGCTTTTGAAAACGGCCTGGAGACCAATACCGGACGAAATGACGAAAATTCCAAAACTCAGAATAAAACGCAGTTTAAGCCGTTTACCGAATGGGAAAGCGTTCTGAAGGAACTTTCAGGTATTGGGCGTATGAAGCTCTATAGCAGCCTGATAGGAACAAAGGCGGTTTGGACTGACGATAAAACCATAGGCATATTATTTCAGGAAGAAGACGAATTCAAACGGCGCATACTGAACGAGAACGGCAATATGTCAGTAATAGCCGATACCGTAAAAAGAGTTACCGGTTTGGAGGTTAATGTATCGGTGCTTAATAACAAAAAGGAAGAAAAGAATTCAGATGTACCTGAAAACATTCTTGCCTTCGCCAAAAGAAAAGGAGTAAAACTTGATATAATAGACGAATAG
- a CDS encoding metallophosphoesterase — protein MRVFAISDLHLSLAENKPMDIFDRVWENYMDRIRENWIKAVNDDDLVLIPGDISWATYIENSAPDFLYLEALPGKKIISKGNHDYWWTTHSKLNKFKESLSLNSIAFLHNNAFFYGSLAIVGTRGWKNPEDEDFSAEDEKIYNRELERLKISLKLTENFGGTKIAMLHYPPFSARGNPTGFVDIMKNYGVNICIYGHLHGKSSNSATEGEIDGIRYHLVSADYLKFEPLYLGEWLT, from the coding sequence ATGCGTGTATTTGCGATATCGGATTTACACCTTTCACTGGCCGAAAACAAACCCATGGATATTTTTGATCGGGTATGGGAAAATTACATGGACCGTATCCGGGAAAACTGGATTAAAGCCGTAAATGACGATGATCTGGTCCTGATTCCCGGTGATATATCATGGGCGACGTATATTGAAAATTCCGCTCCCGATTTTCTGTATCTGGAAGCGCTTCCCGGAAAGAAAATAATATCAAAGGGAAATCATGATTACTGGTGGACAACCCACAGTAAACTGAACAAGTTTAAAGAAAGTCTGTCATTGAACAGTATTGCCTTTCTTCATAACAACGCTTTTTTTTACGGCAGCCTGGCGATAGTCGGAACAAGAGGATGGAAGAATCCGGAAGACGAAGATTTTTCAGCCGAGGACGAAAAAATATATAACCGTGAGCTGGAACGGCTGAAAATATCGCTGAAATTAACCGAAAATTTCGGCGGAACGAAAATTGCAATGCTTCACTATCCTCCTTTTTCAGCCAGGGGTAACCCTACAGGGTTTGTGGATATAATGAAAAACTACGGTGTGAATATATGCATTTACGGTCATCTTCATGGCAAAAGCAGTAATTCCGCTACTGAGGGAGAAATTGACGGGATAAGGTACCACCTGGTGTCTGCGGATTATCTGAAATTTGAGCCTCTTTATTTGGGGGAATGGCTGACCTAA
- the fabZ gene encoding 3-hydroxyacyl-ACP dehydratase FabZ: MEKKSLDITAIQEIIPHRFPFLLVDRITELELEPVIRAVGIKNVTINEPFFQGHFPSYPVMPGVLIVEALAQTACVAGMMLEENRGKIPLFTGIEDLKFRRQVVPGDTLRLEVEFIQMRHGMGKARVRASVQDQTAAEGIIKFAIIEQKGKE, encoded by the coding sequence ATGGAGAAAAAATCGCTGGATATAACCGCTATTCAGGAAATTATCCCGCACAGGTTCCCATTCCTTCTGGTGGACAGAATAACCGAACTGGAGCTGGAACCTGTGATAAGGGCGGTCGGAATTAAGAACGTGACCATTAACGAACCGTTTTTTCAGGGCCATTTCCCGTCATATCCCGTAATGCCCGGTGTACTGATTGTTGAAGCCCTTGCTCAAACAGCGTGTGTAGCGGGGATGATGCTGGAAGAGAACAGGGGAAAGATTCCGCTGTTTACAGGAATAGAGGATTTGAAATTCAGAAGACAGGTGGTGCCGGGAGATACCTTAAGGCTTGAAGTTGAGTTCATTCAGATGCGCCATGGGATGGGGAAGGCCAGAGTGCGTGCTTCGGTTCAGGACCAGACGGCGGCAGAGGGAATAATTAAATTTGCCATAATTGAACAAAAGGGAAAAGAATAG
- a CDS encoding YebC/PmpR family DNA-binding transcriptional regulator, which yields MSGHSKWANIRHKKEKTDAQKGKIFTKLGREIAMAVKAGGPDPETNSRLKDAIAKAKANNMPNENIMRSIKKAAGDISTDDYEEIVYEGYGPGGVAIIVETLTNNRNRTAGDIRHIFDKYGGNLGTTGCVSFMFDKRGQIIIEKNDSIDEDSLMMSALEAGALDVAVEDEYYEIITEPQDFSKVADALEKEGYKFESAEVAMIPKTTTTLTNEEMIANMEKLIEKLEDHDDVQNIYHNWEQG from the coding sequence ATGTCAGGACATTCGAAATGGGCCAATATCAGACACAAGAAAGAAAAAACCGATGCGCAGAAGGGAAAGATATTTACTAAACTGGGCCGGGAAATAGCGATGGCAGTTAAGGCCGGCGGGCCCGATCCCGAAACGAATTCCCGCCTGAAGGATGCAATTGCAAAGGCGAAAGCCAACAACATGCCTAACGAGAATATAATGAGAAGCATTAAAAAAGCAGCCGGGGATATATCCACCGATGATTACGAGGAAATTGTTTATGAGGGCTATGGTCCCGGCGGCGTTGCAATTATTGTGGAAACCCTTACGAACAACCGAAACCGCACCGCGGGGGATATAAGACATATTTTTGACAAATACGGCGGAAACCTCGGAACAACCGGATGTGTGTCTTTCATGTTTGACAAAAGAGGGCAGATTATAATTGAAAAAAACGACAGCATAGACGAAGACAGTCTCATGATGTCTGCGCTCGAAGCCGGTGCTCTTGATGTGGCTGTTGAGGATGAGTATTATGAAATAATCACCGAGCCGCAGGACTTTTCGAAAGTTGCCGATGCACTGGAAAAGGAAGGCTATAAGTTTGAAAGCGCGGAAGTTGCCATGATTCCGAAGACAACAACAACGCTGACCAATGAAGAAATGATCGCAAACATGGAAAAACTGATAGAAAAGCTTGAAGATCACGATGACGTGCAGAATATTTATCACAACTGGGAACAGGGGTAA
- a CDS encoding YigZ family protein, whose translation MYENIRTVLNIGTGEYEEKRSRFLAWVFPVSSEEEVFSHLEFLRKKYYDARHHCYAYIIENETEIQRFSDDGEPSGTAGLPILEAIRKKGLVNVLVVVVRYFGGILLGASGLVRAYGKAAISALDNTTTVIRKLCCEACVRVDYALYGKIRNFLETNNYPVKDTRFTDSVEVVLVIEEGRKDSFCNGLTEITGGKTEVVFGNKIHAYFDEEGNFVK comes from the coding sequence ATGTACGAAAATATTCGTACCGTTTTGAACATCGGTACAGGAGAGTATGAAGAAAAACGATCACGTTTTTTGGCGTGGGTTTTTCCCGTAAGTTCGGAAGAAGAAGTTTTCTCACACTTGGAGTTTCTTAGAAAAAAATATTATGATGCAAGGCATCACTGCTATGCTTATATAATAGAAAATGAAACGGAGATTCAGCGTTTCAGCGATGACGGTGAGCCTTCCGGGACGGCAGGTCTGCCCATACTTGAGGCCATCAGGAAAAAAGGGCTTGTAAACGTCCTGGTAGTGGTTGTGAGGTATTTCGGGGGCATACTTCTTGGTGCCTCGGGATTGGTAAGGGCATACGGCAAGGCTGCAATTTCCGCCCTTGACAATACCACTACGGTAATAAGAAAATTATGCTGTGAGGCCTGTGTTCGGGTGGATTACGCATTGTACGGCAAGATACGGAACTTTCTTGAGACAAATAATTATCCGGTTAAGGATACACGGTTTACCGACAGCGTAGAGGTGGTACTGGTTATAGAGGAAGGGAGAAAGGATTCTTTTTGCAATGGACTGACAGAAATTACCGGCGGAAAAACCGAGGTTGTTTTTGGGAACAAAATACATGCCTATTTTGACGAAGAAGGAAATTTTGTTAAGTGA
- a CDS encoding NUDIX hydrolase has product MILRNCAGGVVFSKNHKVFLLKNEKGEWVFPKGVIRNNEPQSEVALRRVREEGGINATIISPAGRTNYEFFSVTRQQPVCNRITWFIMLAESEDYKIGEPEKFQDAGFFTIEEAMEKITYSQDRSLLHVSYLKFKELVQIAS; this is encoded by the coding sequence ATGATATTGCGCAATTGCGCCGGAGGTGTGGTTTTCTCAAAAAACCACAAAGTTTTTCTTCTTAAGAACGAAAAAGGGGAGTGGGTTTTTCCGAAGGGAGTAATCAGAAACAATGAGCCGCAAAGCGAGGTGGCTCTGCGGAGGGTGAGGGAAGAAGGCGGGATTAATGCCACAATTATTTCACCGGCAGGTAGAACCAACTATGAATTCTTTTCAGTAACAAGGCAACAGCCCGTATGCAACCGTATAACATGGTTTATTATGCTCGCCGAAAGTGAGGATTATAAAATAGGAGAACCTGAGAAATTTCAGGATGCCGGATTTTTCACAATAGAAGAGGCAATGGAAAAAATAACTTACAGTCAGGATCGTTCATTACTTCACGTTTCTTATCTGAAATTTAAGGAACTGGTTCAGATTGCAAGCTAA
- the hpf gene encoding ribosome hibernation-promoting factor, HPF/YfiA family, with product MKYIVNGKNIEVTDALRERAIKKLSKIEKFFKSDAECNIMFKVEKNRHICEVTIFSKDLFIRAEETTNDMYASIDMVIDKLERQIRKNKTKLGKRIRQESVIPENFDIKEDIEEENYKVVKSKRFAIKPMDVEEAILQMNLLGHNFFVFTNAETEEVNVVYKRKDGNYGLIEPEY from the coding sequence ATGAAGTACATTGTAAACGGCAAAAACATCGAAGTGACCGATGCATTAAGGGAACGGGCAATAAAGAAACTGAGCAAAATCGAGAAATTTTTCAAATCTGACGCCGAATGCAATATTATGTTCAAGGTGGAAAAAAACCGTCACATCTGCGAAGTTACCATTTTTTCCAAAGATCTCTTCATCAGGGCTGAAGAAACGACAAATGACATGTATGCTTCAATAGATATGGTAATTGACAAACTGGAACGTCAAATCAGAAAAAACAAAACCAAACTTGGAAAAAGAATTCGCCAGGAAAGTGTTATCCCTGAAAATTTTGACATAAAAGAAGACATAGAGGAAGAGAATTATAAAGTTGTAAAAAGCAAACGGTTTGCGATAAAACCCATGGATGTTGAGGAAGCCATACTGCAAATGAATCTTCTGGGGCACAATTTCTTCGTATTCACCAATGCCGAAACCGAGGAAGTAAACGTGGTTTATAAACGTAAGGACGGAAATTACGGTTTAATAGAACCTGAATATTAA
- a CDS encoding general stress protein: MATIVGIFDRVENAERAAREIKERGYSTDEISIMVKNQDEGNGQRVEGVTNDNISNGAVTGGIIGGLAGLLLGAGMVAIPGLGIIAAAGPITGLIGGAAAGGIIGGLIDLGIPEQESRKYENDIRQGKVVFTMRTDDDKVEEILNILHENGAERVDTH, from the coding sequence ATGGCAACCATAGTTGGCATATTTGACAGGGTGGAAAACGCTGAAAGAGCGGCAAGGGAAATAAAGGAACGGGGATACAGTACCGATGAGATCTCAATAATGGTTAAAAACCAGGATGAAGGGAACGGTCAGAGAGTAGAGGGCGTGACCAATGACAATATTTCCAATGGGGCTGTAACCGGAGGCATAATAGGTGGCCTTGCAGGCCTTCTGCTTGGAGCTGGTATGGTTGCAATACCCGGCCTGGGGATTATTGCAGCCGCCGGACCGATAACCGGACTCATCGGTGGTGCCGCTGCGGGCGGAATTATCGGAGGGCTTATTGATTTGGGTATTCCTGAACAGGAAAGCAGAAAATATGAGAATGACATCAGACAGGGAAAAGTTGTATTCACAATGCGGACAGACGACGACAAGGTTGAAGAAATACTCAATATTCTTCATGAGAATGGCGCCGAAAGGGTAGATACCCACTGA
- a CDS encoding TolC family protein yields MKKFVVLILCCMLATGTFAHAEENVVRFTYESAVETAVENSIQPELDDYNIKAMESALEKAKEEAIKGFIGGTPQEVAERKIIKEVGPFEAEVNLEVAKRQKADNIRQIKADVYQEMMKVLLAQESIEIKKKRIDLLEEKYQIDLQRFDEGLVSEAEITEQELALSVERLELKNMETALALNILNMKQKLHVDLSDDCRIEFDYKLQKIGTPYVLDIFDIENAIIKAKENNTLVYQKKMALEAAEKKLEITKQHLKPGHDFYEKKVYEFEKAKKDLYDAETDLEVSIRNAYNELLTASDALDLALRREELENSRFKTLEIKYNAGVISRRDMIDTEISLLARRQATLEAICDFNIKNDVLRNLIEFE; encoded by the coding sequence ATGAAAAAATTTGTTGTGTTAATCCTTTGTTGCATGCTTGCCACCGGTACGTTTGCCCATGCTGAAGAGAATGTTGTCAGATTCACCTATGAATCGGCGGTGGAAACCGCAGTGGAAAACTCAATTCAGCCCGAACTGGATGATTATAATATAAAGGCGATGGAAAGCGCATTGGAAAAGGCAAAGGAAGAGGCGATCAAGGGGTTTATAGGCGGAACGCCCCAGGAAGTTGCTGAAAGAAAAATAATAAAAGAAGTGGGGCCTTTTGAAGCAGAGGTAAACCTTGAGGTTGCAAAAAGGCAAAAAGCCGACAACATAAGGCAGATTAAGGCCGATGTCTACCAGGAAATGATGAAGGTATTGCTTGCGCAGGAAAGCATTGAGATAAAAAAGAAAAGGATAGATCTGCTCGAGGAAAAGTATCAGATAGATTTGCAGCGTTTTGACGAGGGGCTTGTTTCAGAGGCAGAAATAACAGAACAGGAACTGGCTTTGTCGGTGGAAAGACTTGAGCTTAAAAACATGGAAACCGCTCTGGCTTTAAATATTTTGAATATGAAACAAAAGCTGCATGTGGACTTAAGCGATGACTGCAGAATTGAATTTGATTATAAGCTTCAGAAAATAGGAACGCCTTATGTACTTGACATTTTTGACATTGAAAATGCCATAATTAAGGCGAAAGAGAACAATACCCTGGTTTATCAGAAAAAAATGGCTCTGGAAGCGGCGGAAAAAAAGCTTGAAATTACAAAACAGCATCTGAAGCCCGGCCATGACTTTTATGAAAAAAAAGTTTATGAATTTGAAAAGGCAAAAAAGGATTTGTATGATGCCGAAACAGATTTGGAAGTATCAATAAGGAATGCATATAACGAGCTTCTTACCGCATCAGATGCACTGGATCTGGCCTTGAGACGGGAAGAACTGGAAAACAGCAGGTTTAAAACACTGGAAATAAAATATAATGCCGGCGTAATAAGCCGCAGGGATATGATAGACACCGAAATTTCGCTGCTGGCGCGCAGGCAGGCTACACTTGAGGCGATTTGCGATTTCAATATTAAAAACGATGTACTCAGAAACCTGATTGAATTCGAATAA
- a CDS encoding TolC family protein — protein MGKKVTALVTLMSVFFVWFIPQARAVSENILNRQTAVELVVKNSTQLWNAKEEERFAKEEYEEQAARAQSIDIEKFSFENPFTGEEEYYYYTSAEQMQLRMAKEFVPESLKFSHEVKEKTVKFTENALSNAADELFLGLYSTYHSVKLAEKGLELARKNLQRQQELFDKGIITELELEEAVLDLKEAENSVKKAKRDFENMHRTFNRLAGLPLDFRYDLIGTPRTDAEDIRITEDEAVKSALENRMEIWSTKRQIELVELRMEIYRHKNVYKFDYYTIKDYAEAQDELENLKLTLVQQEYDIEKEIRQAYKDLKKSYNNLKLAELNLERQKNQLETLKKQYEKGLIPASAVEQTELAISNLEFAVNMSLISYLNKQDRFYRAISVGPGVTE, from the coding sequence ATGGGAAAAAAAGTAACCGCCCTTGTTACATTGATGTCCGTTTTTTTCGTATGGTTTATTCCACAGGCCCGGGCTGTTTCGGAAAACATTCTGAACAGGCAAACTGCGGTTGAACTTGTTGTAAAGAATTCCACTCAGCTTTGGAATGCAAAGGAAGAAGAACGGTTTGCCAAGGAGGAATACGAGGAGCAGGCGGCCAGAGCGCAGAGCATTGACATTGAAAAGTTTTCATTTGAAAACCCTTTTACCGGGGAGGAGGAATATTACTACTATACATCGGCCGAACAGATGCAGCTCAGGATGGCCAAGGAATTTGTCCCCGAAAGCCTTAAATTCAGCCATGAAGTTAAGGAAAAGACTGTAAAATTCACAGAAAATGCTCTGTCAAATGCCGCAGACGAACTTTTTCTGGGACTGTACAGTACATATCATTCGGTGAAACTGGCGGAAAAGGGCCTTGAACTGGCAAGAAAAAATCTGCAGAGACAGCAGGAGCTTTTTGATAAAGGCATAATAACCGAACTTGAGCTTGAGGAAGCGGTGCTGGATTTGAAAGAAGCCGAAAATTCGGTTAAAAAGGCGAAACGGGATTTTGAAAATATGCACCGTACATTTAACCGGCTTGCAGGCCTACCTCTGGATTTCAGGTATGATTTGATTGGTACCCCGAGGACCGATGCAGAAGATATACGGATAACCGAGGACGAGGCTGTAAAAAGTGCATTGGAAAACCGCATGGAGATTTGGAGTACAAAGAGGCAGATTGAGCTTGTTGAACTGAGAATGGAAATCTACCGTCATAAAAATGTTTACAAATTCGATTACTATACGATTAAGGACTATGCCGAAGCGCAGGATGAACTGGAAAACCTTAAGCTTACCCTTGTTCAGCAGGAATATGATATTGAAAAGGAAATACGTCAGGCTTATAAGGATCTGAAAAAGAGTTATAATAATCTGAAACTTGCCGAACTTAACCTGGAAAGGCAGAAAAATCAGCTCGAGACTTTGAAAAAGCAGTATGAAAAAGGACTTATACCGGCCTCAGCGGTGGAGCAGACCGAACTTGCGATAAGTAACCTTGAATTTGCTGTGAATATGAGCCTGATAAGTTATTTAAACAAGCAGGATAGGTTTTACCGCGCAATCTCGGTTGGCCCGGGGGTTACTGAATGA
- a CDS encoding CAP domain-containing protein produces the protein MKRKVLAVLLLTFLFTGVFGMLSRDMTPANAEMTWKRVDFISGIVTAYELNVRKGPSTKYQIIGTLKKNQWVNVLAEIDGWYVIFEPNTGLVGCVSSKYLQPPHKVNQTPDTGTSTPKATATPTPTPVPSSVTLSKDEQELLDLINAERAKAGLAALKADPELMEVARLKAKDMVENNYFSHQSPKYGSPFDMMRQFGISFKSAGENIAGNSTEEGAVKAWMNSEGHRKNILNGNFNYTGIGIYQSPKYGKIFVQMFIGR, from the coding sequence ATGAAAAGAAAAGTCTTAGCAGTTCTTCTGCTTACCTTTCTGTTTACAGGCGTGTTTGGCATGTTAAGCCGCGATATGACCCCGGCCAATGCCGAAATGACGTGGAAAAGGGTGGACTTTATCAGCGGAATTGTTACTGCTTATGAGCTGAATGTGCGGAAAGGACCGTCAACGAAGTATCAAATTATAGGTACGCTGAAGAAGAATCAGTGGGTCAATGTATTAGCGGAGATTGACGGATGGTACGTAATTTTCGAGCCGAATACCGGATTGGTTGGATGTGTCAGCAGCAAATATCTGCAGCCACCTCACAAAGTAAATCAGACTCCCGATACAGGTACTTCCACTCCAAAAGCGACAGCAACGCCGACACCTACTCCGGTTCCGTCAAGTGTCACTCTGTCCAAGGACGAACAGGAGCTGCTTGATTTGATTAATGCTGAGCGCGCCAAGGCAGGTCTTGCGGCCCTGAAGGCCGATCCTGAACTTATGGAAGTTGCAAGGCTCAAAGCAAAAGACATGGTTGAAAACAACTATTTTTCGCATCAGTCCCCAAAATACGGATCACCTTTTGATATGATGAGACAGTTTGGTATAAGTTTTAAATCTGCGGGAGAAAATATAGCAGGGAACAGTACTGAGGAAGGCGCTGTTAAGGCGTGGATGAATTCCGAAGGACACAGAAAAAACATCCTGAACGGAAATTTCAATTATACGGGAATCGGAATTTATCAGAGTCCGAAGTACGGTAAAATTTTCGTCCAAATGTTTATTGGACGGTAA